A portion of the Balearica regulorum gibbericeps isolate bBalReg1 chromosome 35, bBalReg1.pri, whole genome shotgun sequence genome contains these proteins:
- the LOC142599121 gene encoding LOW QUALITY PROTEIN: methyl-CpG-binding domain protein 1-like (The sequence of the model RefSeq protein was modified relative to this genomic sequence to represent the inferred CDS: deleted 1 base in 1 codon), with protein sequence MAEGWVECPALGPGWKRREAFRKSGATCGRTDTYYRSPTGEKFRSKIELSRFLGPDRDLRNFNFKQGLECSGPPKARKGPKWRPPPPPPRPPRRRPPPALKEEEPQQPVGGAEAEEAPPPPAEAPPPPALSPPPPAEAPPPPDLPLPRRTRKRPPPEPPQEGVVACCAGCQRLFPGVTLPSQRRCRWLCPECRAQRRDFNREQRFFKRVGCGSCQACRIPRDCGICSACARPAPAPGPARPPKCLLRRCLRIVKKGLGCGSCPGCLSTEDCGSCCICLRRLQPGLKRQWRCLRRRCLRPKKSGAAKKTTYGPRKLTPKWKPPLEREPSATPAPRHRKQLDKEKKKPGRPPKHPGNRGGGGRGPRSRANRRCGACEACLRPADCGRCDFCRDKPKFGGRNLKRQKCRWRQCLRCAADEDPPDEKAPGPPPGPPPLKEELGPLPRLEDPRLGLLIASAPRLKGTPPEPSVTPRPPPPGDLGVLIAATPRVKQEQPQPSASLVPVPPRLPPAQVVVLDESEEEEEGGGGGSSRVPLPLPPPPPRWPGAFLAELAEIPLPAHWGVVGQDEAGSPPPSPTAGPVPSPIAPSPTSPGLRLVQRSPRSPMAATVVLLAPGLAFRVLVARRRPVPPGHEVLTCRPARLRSVDDVVELLCDLEAYRPCPGPPGEAPRPPAPRCQVLVPGGRCCQPCLLLGGGGD encoded by the exons ATGGCGGAGGGCTGGGTGGAATGCCCCGCCCTGGGGCCCGGCTGGAAACGCCGGGAAGCGTTCCGAAAATCGGGAGCCACCTGCGGGCGCACCGACACCTACTACCGCAG ccccacaggGGAGAAATTCCGCAGCAAGATCGAGCTGAGCCGGTTCCTGGGGCCCGACCGCGACCTCCGCAACTTCAACTTCAAACAAGGGCTGGAATGTTCCGGACCCCCCAAG GCCAGGAAAGGCCCCAAAtggcggccgcccccgcccccgcc gcgcCCCCCTCGCcgtcgccccccccccgccctgaaggaggaggagcCGCAGCAGCCGGTGGGCGGGGCCGAAGCTGAGGAGGCTCCGCCCCCACCCGCTGAAGCTCCGCCCCCACCAGCTTTGAGCCCGCCTCCTCCCGCTGAAGCTCCGCCCCCGCCGGACCTGCCCCTCCCCCGGCGCACCCGGAAGCGGccccccccggagcccccccaGGAGGGGGTGGTGGC gTGCTGCGCCGGCTGCCAGAGGCTGTTCCCGGGGGTGACGTTGCCCAGTCAGCGCCGGTGCCGCTGGCTCTGCCCCGAGTGCCGCG ctcagcGACGGGACTTCAACCGGGAGCAGCGTTTCTTCAAG CGGGTGGGCTGTGGCTCCTGCCAGGCCTGTCGCATCCCCCGCGACTGCGGCATCTGCAGCGCctgcgcccgccccgcccccgcccccggccccgcccggccccccaAGTGCCTCCTGCGCCGCTGCCTGCGCATCGTCAAGAAG gGCCTGGGCTGCGGCTCCTGCCCGGGCTGCCTGAGCACGGAGGACTGCGGCTCCTGCTGCATCTGCCTGCGCCGCCTCCAGCCCGGCCTCAAGCGCCAGTGGCGCTGCCTGCGACGGCGCTGCCTGCGCCCCAAG AAATCGGGGGCGGCCAAAAAAACCACGTACGGACCCCGAAAACTGACGCCG aaaTGGAAACCCCCCCTGGAACGGGAACCCAGCGccacccccgccccccgccaCAGG aaACAGCTggacaaggagaagaaaaaaccgGGGCGACCCCCCAAGCACCCCGGAAACCGCGGCGGGGGTGGG CGGGGTCCGCGGAGCCGTGCGAACCGTCGGTGCGGGGCGTGCGAGGCGTGCCTGCGCCCGGCCGACTGCGGCCGCTGCGATTTCTGCCGGGACAAACCCAAGTTCGGGGGTCGGAACCTGAAACGTCAGAAGTGTCGCTGGAGGCAATGCCTGCGCTGCGCCGCG gacGAGGACCCCCCGGATGAAAAagcccccgggccccccccgggcccccccccgcTGAAGGAAGAGCTGGGACCCCTCCCCCGCCTCGAG gacccccggCTGGGGCTCCTCATCGCCTCAGCCCCCCGCCTCAAAGGGACCCCCCCAGAACCCAGCGTCACCCCCAGACCG cccccccccggggatTTGGGGGTGCTGATCGCCGCCACCCCCCGAGTCAAACAGGAGCAGCCGCAGCCCAGCGCCTCCCTCGTGCCG gtgcccccccggctcccccccgcccaggTCGTGGTGCTGGATgagagcgaggaggaggaggagggaggaggaggaggaagcagccgAGTg cccctccccctcccccctccccccccacgTTGGCCCGGCGCTTTTTTAGCCGAATTAGCCGAAATCCCCCTCCCCGCTCACTGGGGGGTGGTAGGTCAGGACGAAGCGGGTTCCCCTCCCCCGTCGCCAACCGCCGGGCCCGTCCCCTCCCCCATCGccccctcccccacctcccccggCCTCCGCTTGGTGCAACGTTCCCCCCGCTCCCCCATGGCCGCCACCGTCGTCCTTTTGGCCCCCGGTTTGGCTTTTCGGGTTTTGGTGGCTCGACGGCGTCCCGTCCCGCCCGGTCACGAGGTGTTGACGTGTCGCCCCGCCCGGTTGCGATCCGTCGATGATGTCGTCGAACTCCTTTGTGACCTCGAAGCGTATCGACCTTGTCCGGGACCTCCCGGCGAAGCCCCTCGTCCCCCCGCGCCCCGTTGTCAGGTTTTAGTACCGGGGGGGAGGTGCTGCCaaccctgcctgctgctgggggggggaggggactGA
- the CXXC1 gene encoding CXXC-type zinc finger protein 1 isoform X1, with protein sequence MDSEFSDAEAGPGGEENAPVYCVCRKPDINCFMIGCDNCNEWFHGDCINITEKMAKAIREWYCLQCREKDPTLEIRYRHKKWREKEREHESVKAQELALEQGRAAKIKRSARMCGECEACRRPEDCGQCDFCRDMKKFGGPNKIRQKCRLRQCQLRARESYKYFPTSLARGREGELELLKEQLGATGPPENLSDEELPLDPRLYQELCAGAFDEHGLPWLSDPEDAPFLDPVLRKRAVKVKHVKRREKKSDKKKDERYKRHRQKPRHRERNRHPERPDARDPAGLGQCLGPGCTRPARPPSKYCSEACGVKLAANRIYEILPQRIQQWQQSPCVAEEHGKRLLERIRREQHQARLRLQEMERRFHELEGLIARAKGHPPREDEESTEGDSEDTDLQIFCVSCGHPINPKVALRHMERCYAKYESQTSFGSMYPTRIEGATRLFCDVYNPQSKTYCKRLQVLCPEHSRDPKVPADEVCGCPLVRDVFELTGDFCRVPKRKCHRHYCWEKLRRAEVDLERVRVWYKLDELFEQERNVRAAMTNRAGLLALMLHQTIQHDPLTTDLRTDR encoded by the exons ATG GACAGCGAGTTCTCGGACGCGGAggctgggccggggggggaGGAGAACGCTCCGGTCTATTGCGTGTGTCGGAAACCCGACATTAACTGCTTCATGAT CGGTTGCGACAACTGCAACGAGTGGTTCCACGGCGATTGCATCAACATCACCGAGAAGATGGCCAAGGCCATCCGGGAGTGGTACTGCCTGCAGTGCCGTG AGAAAGATCCCACCCTGGAAATTCGTTACCGGCACAAAAAATGGCGGGAAAAGGAACGGGAACATGAGAGCGTTAAAGCTCAAGAGCTGGCGCTGGAGCAGGGACGGGCCGCCAAG ATCAAGCGGTCGGCACGTATGTGCGGGGAGTGCGAAGCGTGTCGGCGCCCCGAGGATTGCGGGCAGTGCGATTTCTGTCGCGACATGAAAAAATTCGGGGGCCCCAACAAGATCAGGCAGAAGTGTCGGCTGCGGCAGTGCCAGTTGCGCGCTCGG gagtCCTACAAGTACTTCCCCACCTCG ctggcGAGGGGGCGCGAgggggagctggagctgctgaaggagcagctgggggCGACGGGGCCCCCCGAGAACCTCTCGGACGAGGAGCTGCCCCTCGACCCCCGGCTCTACCAGGAGCTCTGCGCCGGAGCCTTCGACGAGCACGGTTTG CCGTGGCTCAGCGACCCCGAGGACGCCCCTTTCCTCGACCCCGTCCTGCGCAAACGCGCCGTCAAGGTCAAACACGTCAAGCGGCGGGAGAAGAAGTCGGACAAAAAG AAGGACGAGCGCTACAAGCGGCACCGGCAGAAGCCGCGGCACCGGGAGCGGAACCGGCACCCCGAGCGCCCCGACGCCCGCGACCCCGCCGGGCTGGGCCAGTGCCTGGGCCCCGGCTGCACCCGCCCCGCGCGGCCGCCCTCCAAGTACTGCAGCGAGGCCTGCGGCGTCAAGCTGGCTGCCAA ccGGATCTACGAGATCCTTCCGCAGCGGAtccagcagtggcagcagagcCCCTGCGTGGCGGAAGAACACGGGAAGCGGCTGCTGGAGCGGATCCGGCGGGAGCAGCACCAGGCCCGTCTCCGCCTCCAGGAGATGGAGCGACGCTTCCACGAGCTCGAGGGCCTCATCGCTCGCGCCAAGGGCCACCCGCCCCGCGAGGACGAGGAG AGCACGGAGGGTGACAGCGAGGACACCGACCTCCAGATCTTCTGCGTCTCCTGCGGCCACCCCATCAACCCCAAGGTGGCCCTGCGCCACATGGAGCGCTGCTACGCCAAG TACGAGAGCCAGACGTCCTTCGGGTCCATGTACCCCACCCGCATCGAGGG CGCCACCCGCCTCTTCTGCGACGTCTACAACCCCCAGAGCAAAACCTACTGCAAGAGGCTGCAGGTGCTCTGCCCCGAGCACTCCCGCGACCCCAAG gtgccGGCGGACGAGGTGTGCGGCTGTCCCCTGGTGCGGGACGTCTTCGAGCTGACGGGGGATTTCTGCCGCGTGCCCAAGCGCAAGTGTCACCGTCACTACTGCTGGGAGAAGCTGCGGCGCGCCGAGGTCGACCTGGAGCGCGTCCGCGTG TGGTACAAGCTGGACGAGCTGTTCGAGCAGGAGCGCAACGTGCGGGCGGCCATGACGAACCGCGCGGGGCTGCTGGCCCTAATGCTGCACCAAACCATCCAGCACGACCCGCTCACCACCGACCTGCGCACCGACCGCTGA
- the CXXC1 gene encoding CXXC-type zinc finger protein 1 isoform X2 → MDSEFSDAEAGPGGEENAPVYCVCRKPDINCFMIGCDNCNEWFHGDCINITEKMAKAIREWYCLQCREKDPTLEIRYRHKKWREKEREHESVKAQELALEQGRAAKIKRSARMCGECEACRRPEDCGQCDFCRDMKKFGGPNKIRQKCRLRQCQLRARESYKYFPTSELCAGAFDEHGLPWLSDPEDAPFLDPVLRKRAVKVKHVKRREKKSDKKKDERYKRHRQKPRHRERNRHPERPDARDPAGLGQCLGPGCTRPARPPSKYCSEACGVKLAANRIYEILPQRIQQWQQSPCVAEEHGKRLLERIRREQHQARLRLQEMERRFHELEGLIARAKGHPPREDEESTEGDSEDTDLQIFCVSCGHPINPKVALRHMERCYAKYESQTSFGSMYPTRIEGATRLFCDVYNPQSKTYCKRLQVLCPEHSRDPKVPADEVCGCPLVRDVFELTGDFCRVPKRKCHRHYCWEKLRRAEVDLERVRVWYKLDELFEQERNVRAAMTNRAGLLALMLHQTIQHDPLTTDLRTDR, encoded by the exons ATG GACAGCGAGTTCTCGGACGCGGAggctgggccggggggggaGGAGAACGCTCCGGTCTATTGCGTGTGTCGGAAACCCGACATTAACTGCTTCATGAT CGGTTGCGACAACTGCAACGAGTGGTTCCACGGCGATTGCATCAACATCACCGAGAAGATGGCCAAGGCCATCCGGGAGTGGTACTGCCTGCAGTGCCGTG AGAAAGATCCCACCCTGGAAATTCGTTACCGGCACAAAAAATGGCGGGAAAAGGAACGGGAACATGAGAGCGTTAAAGCTCAAGAGCTGGCGCTGGAGCAGGGACGGGCCGCCAAG ATCAAGCGGTCGGCACGTATGTGCGGGGAGTGCGAAGCGTGTCGGCGCCCCGAGGATTGCGGGCAGTGCGATTTCTGTCGCGACATGAAAAAATTCGGGGGCCCCAACAAGATCAGGCAGAAGTGTCGGCTGCGGCAGTGCCAGTTGCGCGCTCGG gagtCCTACAAGTACTTCCCCACCTCG GAGCTCTGCGCCGGAGCCTTCGACGAGCACGGTTTG CCGTGGCTCAGCGACCCCGAGGACGCCCCTTTCCTCGACCCCGTCCTGCGCAAACGCGCCGTCAAGGTCAAACACGTCAAGCGGCGGGAGAAGAAGTCGGACAAAAAG AAGGACGAGCGCTACAAGCGGCACCGGCAGAAGCCGCGGCACCGGGAGCGGAACCGGCACCCCGAGCGCCCCGACGCCCGCGACCCCGCCGGGCTGGGCCAGTGCCTGGGCCCCGGCTGCACCCGCCCCGCGCGGCCGCCCTCCAAGTACTGCAGCGAGGCCTGCGGCGTCAAGCTGGCTGCCAA ccGGATCTACGAGATCCTTCCGCAGCGGAtccagcagtggcagcagagcCCCTGCGTGGCGGAAGAACACGGGAAGCGGCTGCTGGAGCGGATCCGGCGGGAGCAGCACCAGGCCCGTCTCCGCCTCCAGGAGATGGAGCGACGCTTCCACGAGCTCGAGGGCCTCATCGCTCGCGCCAAGGGCCACCCGCCCCGCGAGGACGAGGAG AGCACGGAGGGTGACAGCGAGGACACCGACCTCCAGATCTTCTGCGTCTCCTGCGGCCACCCCATCAACCCCAAGGTGGCCCTGCGCCACATGGAGCGCTGCTACGCCAAG TACGAGAGCCAGACGTCCTTCGGGTCCATGTACCCCACCCGCATCGAGGG CGCCACCCGCCTCTTCTGCGACGTCTACAACCCCCAGAGCAAAACCTACTGCAAGAGGCTGCAGGTGCTCTGCCCCGAGCACTCCCGCGACCCCAAG gtgccGGCGGACGAGGTGTGCGGCTGTCCCCTGGTGCGGGACGTCTTCGAGCTGACGGGGGATTTCTGCCGCGTGCCCAAGCGCAAGTGTCACCGTCACTACTGCTGGGAGAAGCTGCGGCGCGCCGAGGTCGACCTGGAGCGCGTCCGCGTG TGGTACAAGCTGGACGAGCTGTTCGAGCAGGAGCGCAACGTGCGGGCGGCCATGACGAACCGCGCGGGGCTGCTGGCCCTAATGCTGCACCAAACCATCCAGCACGACCCGCTCACCACCGACCTGCGCACCGACCGCTGA
- the CXXC1 gene encoding CXXC-type zinc finger protein 1 isoform X3, translating into MAKAIREWYCLQCREKDPTLEIRYRHKKWREKEREHESVKAQELALEQGRAAKIKRSARMCGECEACRRPEDCGQCDFCRDMKKFGGPNKIRQKCRLRQCQLRARESYKYFPTSLARGREGELELLKEQLGATGPPENLSDEELPLDPRLYQELCAGAFDEHGLPWLSDPEDAPFLDPVLRKRAVKVKHVKRREKKSDKKKDERYKRHRQKPRHRERNRHPERPDARDPAGLGQCLGPGCTRPARPPSKYCSEACGVKLAANRIYEILPQRIQQWQQSPCVAEEHGKRLLERIRREQHQARLRLQEMERRFHELEGLIARAKGHPPREDEESTEGDSEDTDLQIFCVSCGHPINPKVALRHMERCYAKYESQTSFGSMYPTRIEGATRLFCDVYNPQSKTYCKRLQVLCPEHSRDPKVPADEVCGCPLVRDVFELTGDFCRVPKRKCHRHYCWEKLRRAEVDLERVRVWYKLDELFEQERNVRAAMTNRAGLLALMLHQTIQHDPLTTDLRTDR; encoded by the exons ATGGCCAAGGCCATCCGGGAGTGGTACTGCCTGCAGTGCCGTG AGAAAGATCCCACCCTGGAAATTCGTTACCGGCACAAAAAATGGCGGGAAAAGGAACGGGAACATGAGAGCGTTAAAGCTCAAGAGCTGGCGCTGGAGCAGGGACGGGCCGCCAAG ATCAAGCGGTCGGCACGTATGTGCGGGGAGTGCGAAGCGTGTCGGCGCCCCGAGGATTGCGGGCAGTGCGATTTCTGTCGCGACATGAAAAAATTCGGGGGCCCCAACAAGATCAGGCAGAAGTGTCGGCTGCGGCAGTGCCAGTTGCGCGCTCGG gagtCCTACAAGTACTTCCCCACCTCG ctggcGAGGGGGCGCGAgggggagctggagctgctgaaggagcagctgggggCGACGGGGCCCCCCGAGAACCTCTCGGACGAGGAGCTGCCCCTCGACCCCCGGCTCTACCAGGAGCTCTGCGCCGGAGCCTTCGACGAGCACGGTTTG CCGTGGCTCAGCGACCCCGAGGACGCCCCTTTCCTCGACCCCGTCCTGCGCAAACGCGCCGTCAAGGTCAAACACGTCAAGCGGCGGGAGAAGAAGTCGGACAAAAAG AAGGACGAGCGCTACAAGCGGCACCGGCAGAAGCCGCGGCACCGGGAGCGGAACCGGCACCCCGAGCGCCCCGACGCCCGCGACCCCGCCGGGCTGGGCCAGTGCCTGGGCCCCGGCTGCACCCGCCCCGCGCGGCCGCCCTCCAAGTACTGCAGCGAGGCCTGCGGCGTCAAGCTGGCTGCCAA ccGGATCTACGAGATCCTTCCGCAGCGGAtccagcagtggcagcagagcCCCTGCGTGGCGGAAGAACACGGGAAGCGGCTGCTGGAGCGGATCCGGCGGGAGCAGCACCAGGCCCGTCTCCGCCTCCAGGAGATGGAGCGACGCTTCCACGAGCTCGAGGGCCTCATCGCTCGCGCCAAGGGCCACCCGCCCCGCGAGGACGAGGAG AGCACGGAGGGTGACAGCGAGGACACCGACCTCCAGATCTTCTGCGTCTCCTGCGGCCACCCCATCAACCCCAAGGTGGCCCTGCGCCACATGGAGCGCTGCTACGCCAAG TACGAGAGCCAGACGTCCTTCGGGTCCATGTACCCCACCCGCATCGAGGG CGCCACCCGCCTCTTCTGCGACGTCTACAACCCCCAGAGCAAAACCTACTGCAAGAGGCTGCAGGTGCTCTGCCCCGAGCACTCCCGCGACCCCAAG gtgccGGCGGACGAGGTGTGCGGCTGTCCCCTGGTGCGGGACGTCTTCGAGCTGACGGGGGATTTCTGCCGCGTGCCCAAGCGCAAGTGTCACCGTCACTACTGCTGGGAGAAGCTGCGGCGCGCCGAGGTCGACCTGGAGCGCGTCCGCGTG TGGTACAAGCTGGACGAGCTGTTCGAGCAGGAGCGCAACGTGCGGGCGGCCATGACGAACCGCGCGGGGCTGCTGGCCCTAATGCTGCACCAAACCATCCAGCACGACCCGCTCACCACCGACCTGCGCACCGACCGCTGA
- the LOC142599113 gene encoding synaptonemal complex central element protein 1-like — protein sequence MDGDLCGVPRPAAGGHRLDALLGRIRTLQRARQAAARELAEAQGRSEGLRRHLEQLEERQSALEGLWQQKQEALRVARLRREEVEAEGQRRRGLCLGRQQDLEGAGQQRGRLRHLRRGHRQEFWRQLDDIMEEHKHLREAHAPAQLAAELVRLEEAREQLLSQERHLLEAEEQLGPEAHVAARLVEEEEEGARRRLEAELGRRQACQSRRDRLVEELERLQRPLEAPPE from the exons ATGGACGGTGACCTGTGCG GcgtcccccgccccgccgccggcggccATCGCCTGGACGCGCTGCTGGGACGCATCCGCACCCTGCAGCGAG CACGTCAGGCCGCCGCGCGGGAGCTGGCAGAGGCGCAGGGACGCAGCGAGGGGCTGCGGCGGCACCTGGAGCAGC tggaGGAGCGTCAGTCGGCGCTGGAGGGGCtctggcagcagaagcagg AGGCGCTGCGGGTGGCACGGCTGcgcagggaggaggtggaggccGAAGGTCAAAG GCGCCGGGGCCTGTGCCTGGGCCGCCAGCAGGACCTGGAGGGGGCGGGGCAGCAGCGGGGACGCCTGCGTCACCTGCGCCGGGGTCACAG GCAGGAGTTCTGGCGTCAGCTCGATGACATCATGGAGGAGCACAAACACCTACGGGAAGCGCAC GCCCCGGCCCAGTTGGCAGCTGAACTGGTGCGACTGGAGGAGGCGcgggagcagctgctgagccAGG AGCGCCACCTGCTGGAGGCggaggagcagctggggccCGAAGCCCACGTGGCCGC GCGattggtggaggaggaggaggagggggcgaGGCGGAGGTTGGAGGCGGAGCTTGGTAGACGACAGGCCTGCCAGAGCCGCAGGGATAG GctggtggaggagctggagcgGCTGCAGCGCCCCCTGGAGGCCCCGCCGGAGTGA